The Verrucomicrobium spinosum DSM 4136 = JCM 18804 DNA segment GCCACCAAGGCGAACACCACCGGGGGCACGCGTTCCCGTCCCGCCGTCAGGCCAAACCGCCGGTTGAGCATGGTGTACGCCGCCACCGCCGCCAGAAGCCACGGAATGAGTTGTTTTAACGAACTTGTGTCGAGCGCGCTCACCGCCCAGGCTCCCGCCATGGAGGCGCAGAGCGCTGCCGCCACCGCCAGCCAGAGCCAGCGCGTCCCCAAAAGACCGGCGCGGGCATACCGGACCACTGCGATGAGCGTGCCAAAGGAGGACTGCAGTTTGTTGGTGCCCAAGGCCACCTGGGGCGGGAGCCCCACCGTCAGCAACGCGGGCACCGTGATGAGGCCGCCGCCTCCCGCAATGGAGTCGATGAAACCACCTGTAAAACCGGCCAGAAAGAGCAGAAGCCAGACGTAAATCGGCATGACCGGCAACTTCTGCGGCTAGAGCCTGGGGGCGGCGGGTTTGGCGGGTGCCCGCTGGCCGCTGACCACTCCTTGGGAGCGGTCTAGACCAGCCAAAAGGTAGATGGACACCTCCCGTTCCGAGCCCGGCAAGATGGTGTGACTCGTGAACTTGACTTTCAGCATCATCCCTTTGGATACCCCCAATTGAGGTGGGGCATCAGGGCTGGGCTTGTAATCGTCCGCCCCCTGCGCGAGAGGCAGGGTAGAGGTCAGCAAGACAGCAATGAAAAGCGGAAGGCGCATGCGGCAGCATGGCGCATCCAAGCTTTCCCTCCAACAAATTGAGCGGGCCTGTGTCCAATTCTCCAGCAACAAAGCAACCCGAGGTGCCCCTTATCAGATCATGCCAAAATTCTTCAGCACGGTGGTGTTCCTGTTTGGCGGCCTCATGATGGTGGTGGTCGCCGTGAGCATGGTCCAACGGTACATCCCCTGGGGCGATCAGCCTGGGGATACAGCCGCCCTAATCCCGCCTTCAGACCTTCCCCCGCTGGATCTGGGTACGCAGGAGGAGTTTCATCAAACGCTGGACCGTCTCTACACAGAAGGTGGCATGCCGATGGTGCAGAGCTGGGTGGAAAGTCAACTCGTGCCCGGACGCACCCTTTTGATCACGGACGCCACGCCTCCCCGCATGAGTCTGATTGATCGCGAAGTGAGAGCCTGCGACCGGAGCGGCAACGTCCTGATGAGCCAACCAGCCTCGGTGCCACGGAGAGACGCGGACCTGAGACTAGGGCCGCAGGCTGTGACGGTCAGCTGGAACCGGCGGGAACTCCCCACCCCCTACGCACTTACCACTTGGAGCCTCCCTGTTCGGGAAGCCCCCTGAGATCCATCTTCAGGAAAGGTGCCGTCTCAACCACGGCGCGGAACTTGCTGCACATATTCCAGCACAGGGCACGTTCCAGTTCATCCCCTGCGCAGTTTCAACCGTATATCTGCACGATGAAATCCACCCTTTTGCTGTTGCTCACCCTGACCTCCCTCTCCGCTTTTGGAGCGGACCCCAAGCCCTACAAGCTCAACACCTGCCCGGTCTCGGGTGAGGGCCTCGGCACCATGGGCAAGCCCTACTCGTTTGTGAAAGACGGCCAGGAAGTGAAGCTCTGCTGCAAGGGCTGTCTGAAAAACTTCGAGAAGGACTCGGCCAAATACCTCAAAGAGATTGCGGAAAAGAGCCCAAAATAGGCCCCGCTGCCCGTACTCGCAGAATGCCCTGCGCATAAAAGAGAAAGATTGAGGCAGCCGGGCTGGCACGTTTAGAATGGCCCGGAACTTTTTCTCTTTCTCACTGCATGCCCTCACGTCGCTCCGCTCTCCGCTGGATGGCTGCCGGTTCCGGCCTGGCCGCCCTCACCCCCAAGTCCTCATCTGCCGCCCCTGCCTCGCCGCTCAAACACGGCAAGATCAAACAAAGTATCGTACACTGGTGCTTTGAGCGAGGATCCAAGTGGAAGGTGGAGGACACAATCAAGGCCGCCAAGGAACTGGGCTGCGTGAGCGTGGAAGGCCTCGCCCCCCAGCATTGGGACTTGCTCAAGGCCAACGACCTGAAGTGCGCCTACGTCGGTGCCCATGGTTTTGTCAAAGGCATGAACCAGCCCGCCTTCTGGGACGCCAACCTCAAGGTCATTGAAGAGCGCATCAACCAGTGCGCGGAATATGGCAACCCCAATGTGCTGAGCTTCACGGGATTTGCCGACACCACGGCCCAGGGCGGTGGCGTGGTGAGCCTGGAGCAGGGCAAGAAGAACTGCATTGAGGCATACAAGAAGATCATCGGTCACGCCGAGAAGAAGGGCGTCGTGCTCCTGCTCGAGCACCTCAACACCCGTGACTCCGCGGAGATGAAGGGCCACCCCGGCTATCAGGGCGACAACATCGACTACTGCGCGGAGATCGTGCGCGGCGTGGACTCGCCCAACATGAAGCTCCTCTTCGACATCTATCACGTGCAGATCATGCACGGCGACATCCTCCGCCGGCTGGAGTCTTGCAAAGACATCATCGGCCACATCCACACCGCCGGAAATCCCGGCCGCTGTGAAATCGGTGCCGATCAGGAGATCAACTATCCGCCCGCCATGCGGAAGCTGCTCGAGATCGGCTACACGGGTTATGTAGGCCACGAGTTCATCCCCACCAAGGATCCGATGGTGGGCCTCCGCGAGGCCGTCACCCTGTGCGATGTGGCCTGACGCGCCCACTTCCACCGAATCCCCCTTCAGTTTACTATTTCATGAAACCACGTCTCAAACCCACCCTTCTGTCCGCCCTCGCCGTGGGCCTGTTGGCCGTTGACGCCAGCGCCTACACCCTGAAGCCCGCGTACCCCAACGTGGTCACCGAGCTGCCCACCAGCGCGATCATCCCGCCTGACGGCTCCAACCGCCTTTTCCTGCTGCAGCAGCGCGGCAAGATCCTGGTGCTGCCCAAGGACGAGTCCTCTGCCGACGCCAAGGTCTTTCTGGACTTCACCAGCCGTGCCATGGAGGCCAAGGACGGCAAGTTCGAGGAAGGACTGCTCGGACTCGCGTTTCACCCGGAGTTTGCCAAGAACCGGAAGTTCTACGTGTACTACTCCCAGCAGGACCCCAAGCGCAGCATCGTCAGCGAATTCCAGGTCTCTGAAGGCGATCCCAACCAGGCCGATCTGAAGACGGAGCGCATCCTCCTGGAGGTGCCCCAACCCTTCTGGAACCACAACTCCGGGAACCTGCTTTTTGGACCGGATGGCTCCCTTTATATTGCCTTTGGGGACGGCGGGAAACGCGATGACGTGACCCGCACCGCGCAGAACCCCTTCTCGCTCCTCGGCAAGATCCTGCGCATCGACGTGAACACGAAGCAGGGCAGCCGCCAGTACGGGCTCCCGGCCGACAATCCTTTCCCGAACGTCAACGGAACCCGCCCGGAAATCTACGCCCTGGGCCTCCGCAATCCCTGGGGCCTGAGCTTTGACGCGGACGGCACCCTCTGGTGCGCCGACGTGGGCCAGGATATCTGGGAGGAGATCAACCTCATCGAAAAAGGCGGCAACTATGGCTGGAGCTACCGGGAGGGCGCCCGCCCCTTCCCCATCCGCACCGATGCACCCCCAGCCGATGCTAAGTTCATCGAACCCATTCATGAGTACCCGCACTCTGACGGCATCAGCATCACCGGTGGATTCATCTACCGCGGCGAGAAGCTGCCCAATCTGAAAGGAGCCTACATCTACGGCGACTGGGCCTTCGGCAAAATCTGGGCGCTAAAGTATGACAAGGCCGGTAAAAAGGTCATCAGCAATGAACTGATCTTCCAGGCCCCGCTCAACCCCAAGGGACAGGGTTTGATGAAACCCAGCGCCTTCTGCGAAGACCTGAACAAGGAGATCCTCGTTCTCGACTGGAACGGGAAGCTCCACCGGGTGGAGGAGTAGGGGCCGCGTGAGCTGAAATTACGCGAATGACTGTGAAGAGGCGGTGCCTGCACCGCCTCTTTTTTGTGGGGTTGGAGGCTGAATGTGTTCCAAACAATGGACCAGCCCCAACATCTGGCGGCGCAGCCGCTGTGGAGTGCGTGCGTGAAGCTCCGCTTTCGCGGCCCCAGGACATGTAGAAGAGCCTGAGAAGGGGAGCAGAGGCCTGACCGGACAGCCGGCTGCAAGGTCATCCAATCATCCACGTACGCTCCATCTGCCGGACAAAGCGGCGCTTCACGCCGCACTCCACAGCGACTTCGTCGCCAGATGATGTGTACTGCAATGTCGCTTGCTCTCGAATCAGCCTCCAATTCGATTGCGCAATTTGTGTCCATGCAATATGGGATCGAATGGAATCGACGCAAGAGACTCCGGCACCCTGGCCTCACGCTCCTCCGCATCGCCTGGATACCTAGGGGACATTCTTCGTTACAGGCAGCACCTACGAAAAGGCGCACTACTTTCAAGGCACCTCCAGGCTGAACTTTCTGCACAACACGCTTCTTCGCGAAGCACAATCGCACGGTTGGCAACTTGAGGCGTGGGCCGTATTCCCTAATCACTATCACCTAATAGCCCGACCGGATGCGCAAGCGGCCAACACCTCGTCCCTGCGTGACTTCATCAACAGGCTACACACTTTCACGTCGATGGAGATCAACCGACTGGACGGATCTCCTGCACGAAAAGTTTGGCACAACTACTGGGACTCACGACTGACCTATCACAAGGCATACATCGCAAGGCTCAACTACGTCCACAACAACCCGGTCAAACATGGACTGGTCCCAGTGGCGAGCAACTATCGCTGGTGTTCAGCGGCATGGTTTGAGCGAACCGCATCTGCTGGCTGGTTGAAAACTGTCAGTGCCTTCAAGACCGATCAGTTGAAGATTCCGGACGACTTCGAAGCTGACCAAGATTCAAGCTACAACACGGAATCTCCACCTGGCGACGAAGTCGCTGTGGAGTGCGGCGTGAAGCGCCGCTTTGTCCGGCAGGAAGTGCGAACAGCTATGGAGGGACACACATCCGCCGACTGACCGCACCCTTCCCCCTGCTCCCCCATCGCATCTCTATGCCCATGTCCCAGGTCCACAAAAGCGGCGCTTCACGCCGCACTCCATCCCGACGCGTCGGGACAAGCGGGGCCAGGTGTTGTCCGCGCTGAATAGCACATCACGTTTCACCTTCCAACCTCGCCCCTCGCCCTTCGCCCCTCCCCCCCCACCAAAAAAAGCGCCCCGGTTTCCCGGGGCGCTTTACGAAGTTCTAGCAAACTACCCAATCAGCAGACGGCCTTAGCCCACTTCCGCGAGCTTGAATCCGTCGCGATAGACGTCTTCGGTGGCCAGCTTGTTGGCCTCGGCGGCGAATTCGCCTTCGAACTGAAGGGTGTCGGGGTTCAGAGTCAGCCAGGGGCCGACGTGGGCCTGATCCACACCGATGTCGATCTTGTTGGCAGCCAGGTTGGCGGCGAAGTCCTCGAAGGTTTCAAGGGCGAACTTGTCACCCTGGAGACGCTCTTTGATTTCGCCGGGCCCCACCTTCTTGCCAAGGCGGTAGGAGATGTTGGCGATGTGAGCCAGGGCCGCGGCATGGTGACCGTGGGACACGTGAAGGTTCGGGTTCACCAGCTTGCCAGCCTGGATGGAAAGGATGAAGTTCTTCATGTGATCCGGGCCGTCCTGGATCGCGAACTTCTGGCCGTTCCACTTGCCTTCGTTGTCGTAGGCCTTGGCTTCAGCGATGTAGCCGCCTTCGCAATGCACGACGTTGCCGATGCGCACCACGTTCTTGTAAACGGGCTCGAACCCTTTCTGCCAGTTCATGTCAGCCTTGGGAAGACCGCGGTTGTCGAAGAGGATCGGCGCGGTGCCTTTGCCGTAATCATACAGCGCCAGCTGGTTGTTGGCAGTCTGGCCGTCGTCATCATAACCCCAGCGGTTGCCGAAGCTCATCACGCGGGTCGGCAGCTTCTCAGGGTTGTGGAGCATCCAGCGGGCCACGTCGAGCTGGTGCGGGCCCTGGTTGCCGATGTCGCCGTTGCCGTAGGCCCACTGCCAGTGCCAGTCATAGTGGAACTGCTCGCGCATGACGGGCGCGGTTTCGCGCGGACCGCACCAGAGGTCGTAGTTCACCGTGGACGGCGGCTGCTGAGGGCCGGAGACCTTGCCGATGGACTTGCGGGCCTTGTAGTTCACACCACGAGACAGGAGCGTCTTGCCCAGCGCTCCAGACTTGAGGTACTCCTCCGCGGCTGCCCAACCGAGGTCAGAGCGGCGCTGCATGCCGTGCTGGAGGATGAGCTTGCCTTCCACCTTGGAGGCGGCCTTCACGAGAGCGGCACCTTCATGGATGTTGTGGGAGACGGGCTTCTCCACATACACATGCTTGCCAGCGGCCAGGGCGGCCAGGGCGATGACGGTATGCGTGTGGTTCGGCGTCGCGATGGTCACGGCGTCAATGTCCTTGTCTTCCAGAAGCTTGCGGTAGTCCGTGTAGCTCTTCACCTCAACGTTGTTCTTCTTGAGGTTGGCGACGTGCTTGTCCATCACCTCGGAGTCCACATCGCAGAGCGCTACAATGCGCACGCCTTTGATCTTCGACAGGCTGCCGATGTGACCAGAGCCGCGGCCCTTGAAACCGATGACAGCAATCCGAATGTCGCCGTTGGATCCAGCGGCGTTTGCCCAAGTCGGCAGGGCAAGGGCCGTGCCAGCGTAAACCGTGCTGCGCAGCACGTCACGGCGATTCATGGAGGTGGGTGTGTTCATTTTTCAGTATGGAGTTGGCGTTTTGGCGGATTCGTTTGGCTGGAAAGTATTCTCGGTGCCGGAAGAGGTCAGTACAACGGGGGTATTTCAGCCATTTTGCGTTTTTTCACAGATTTGATGGGGGTGCCCGGCATCATTGGGCCGAGTATTCGGTAAACTTCGCACCCAGCGGGGTCGGGGTCGGTTTGCCTTTGGAGAAATAAAACCGGTAACGCAGCGTCAGGCTCTCCCCCTTGGCCAGCTTGTGATCACCCAGGTGTTTCTCGTCTTTTTTGGCTTCAAAATCATGAATGCCGAACGGGTTGGCGGCAAACAAACCGTAGTCCCGGGCATGCCACCAGGTGGGGGCGCGGAAGTTCTTCGGATGCTCAAACATGACCACGCCGACGAGATTGCCCTTGGGATCCGGGCCATAGTAGGCCACCCAGGGAGCACGCTTGCCCCAGACATCTTTGTTCTTGTCCGTGCCACTGTTGTAGGCACGGCCAGCGGCGCCTTCACCCTTCAGGCTCAGACCGGAGCTCAGGCGGATGGCCATAGTGCCTTCCTTGGTGTCGCCAAAGATGACTGCGCCTTCCGTCGCCTTCAGCGTGATGTCGAAGTCGATGTACTTCTCGCCTTCCGGCAATGCGATCACAGTGATCTTGCGGGTATCCGTAAGCTGCACCTTGCCATTCGGGGCCACCCACTTGGTGTCCGCCACGAAGGAGCCCTTGTTGCCAGCGGCAATCACTTCCGAGAACTGAACGTGCTCCTGACGACCAAAGTCTTTTTCCTCACTCCAGAAGTCCATGTCATTCACCGAGCCATGGGCAAACCAGAGACCACGATGGTGCTTGTGATCCTTGGCCTCTCCCGGGACATCTTGCACCATGGGGAAGTTGCGCACCACGTTCTCCCCCGCCCCACCAATGATGGGATAGAGGAACGGCCGGGGCACATCCTTGGTGTGATACTCAGTGAAAAGTTTGCCGTCGATTTCGACTTTCAGCCCCGTATCGCCCGGCTTGAGCGTTACAGTTTGAGCCCCCAACGAGGAGACCAGGGCGAGAAAGACGGTGGCAATGAGGGGAGGTGAGGTTCTACGCATGCAGCCAGAAATTTTGGAGTGAAGGCAACGGAAAGGAAAGGAAAACCTTTCAAGGGGAGTGTCAGCCCCTCACCCTACGGGCGGGGGAAACTCCTTGAGTTTAAAGGGCAGGAGCCGTCCTCTGGTAGATTTGTGACCCTTTGCCCTCACAAAATCCGATCTGCCTGA contains these protein-coding regions:
- a CDS encoding PmoA family protein, which encodes MRRTSPPLIATVFLALVSSLGAQTVTLKPGDTGLKVEIDGKLFTEYHTKDVPRPFLYPIIGGAGENVVRNFPMVQDVPGEAKDHKHHRGLWFAHGSVNDMDFWSEEKDFGRQEHVQFSEVIAAGNKGSFVADTKWVAPNGKVQLTDTRKITVIALPEGEKYIDFDITLKATEGAVIFGDTKEGTMAIRLSSGLSLKGEGAAGRAYNSGTDKNKDVWGKRAPWVAYYGPDPKGNLVGVVMFEHPKNFRAPTWWHARDYGLFAANPFGIHDFEAKKDEKHLGDHKLAKGESLTLRYRFYFSKGKPTPTPLGAKFTEYSAQ
- a CDS encoding TSUP family transporter, encoding MPIYVWLLLFLAGFTGGFIDSIAGGGGLITVPALLTVGLPPQVALGTNKLQSSFGTLIAVVRYARAGLLGTRWLWLAVAAALCASMAGAWAVSALDTSSLKQLIPWLLAAVAAYTMLNRRFGLTAGRERVPPVVFALVAGTALGFYDGFFGPGAGSFWTVAVVTLLGLDLRTATGYTKTANLASNVGALGIFLAHDAVHFGAGGAMIAGQLLGARLGSGLVVKKGAQFIRPVFMTVVAVLTAKLFWDLLAGR
- a CDS encoding Gfo/Idh/MocA family protein; its protein translation is MNRRDVLRSTVYAGTALALPTWANAAGSNGDIRIAVIGFKGRGSGHIGSLSKIKGVRIVALCDVDSEVMDKHVANLKKNNVEVKSYTDYRKLLEDKDIDAVTIATPNHTHTVIALAALAAGKHVYVEKPVSHNIHEGAALVKAASKVEGKLILQHGMQRRSDLGWAAAEEYLKSGALGKTLLSRGVNYKARKSIGKVSGPQQPPSTVNYDLWCGPRETAPVMREQFHYDWHWQWAYGNGDIGNQGPHQLDVARWMLHNPEKLPTRVMSFGNRWGYDDDGQTANNQLALYDYGKGTAPILFDNRGLPKADMNWQKGFEPVYKNVVRIGNVVHCEGGYIAEAKAYDNEGKWNGQKFAIQDGPDHMKNFILSIQAGKLVNPNLHVSHGHHAAALAHIANISYRLGKKVGPGEIKERLQGDKFALETFEDFAANLAANKIDIGVDQAHVGPWLTLNPDTLQFEGEFAAEANKLATEDVYRDGFKLAEVG
- a CDS encoding PQQ-dependent sugar dehydrogenase, translated to MKPRLKPTLLSALAVGLLAVDASAYTLKPAYPNVVTELPTSAIIPPDGSNRLFLLQQRGKILVLPKDESSADAKVFLDFTSRAMEAKDGKFEEGLLGLAFHPEFAKNRKFYVYYSQQDPKRSIVSEFQVSEGDPNQADLKTERILLEVPQPFWNHNSGNLLFGPDGSLYIAFGDGGKRDDVTRTAQNPFSLLGKILRIDVNTKQGSRQYGLPADNPFPNVNGTRPEIYALGLRNPWGLSFDADGTLWCADVGQDIWEEINLIEKGGNYGWSYREGARPFPIRTDAPPADAKFIEPIHEYPHSDGISITGGFIYRGEKLPNLKGAYIYGDWAFGKIWALKYDKAGKKVISNELIFQAPLNPKGQGLMKPSAFCEDLNKEILVLDWNGKLHRVEE
- a CDS encoding TIM barrel protein, giving the protein MPSRRSALRWMAAGSGLAALTPKSSSAAPASPLKHGKIKQSIVHWCFERGSKWKVEDTIKAAKELGCVSVEGLAPQHWDLLKANDLKCAYVGAHGFVKGMNQPAFWDANLKVIEERINQCAEYGNPNVLSFTGFADTTAQGGGVVSLEQGKKNCIEAYKKIIGHAEKKGVVLLLEHLNTRDSAEMKGHPGYQGDNIDYCAEIVRGVDSPNMKLLFDIYHVQIMHGDILRRLESCKDIIGHIHTAGNPGRCEIGADQEINYPPAMRKLLEIGYTGYVGHEFIPTKDPMVGLREAVTLCDVA